In Agrobacterium sp. RAC06, a single window of DNA contains:
- the amaB gene encoding L-piperidine-6-carboxylate dehydrogenase: MTLATLNFSAETASLMASFGVDAKALTGGTMSVRSPINGKTIAAVAEISGDDTRKAIDAAHKAFLEWRLVPAPQRGELIRLLGEELRAAKTELGRLVSIEVGKITSEGLGEVQEMIDICDFAVGLSRQLYGLTIATERAEHRMMETWHPLGVTGIISAFNFPVAVWSWNAALALVCGNSTIWKPSEKTPLTAIATQAIFEKAVKRYNAQGGKAPANLSTLLIGGRDIGEILVDNPKVPLISATGSTAMGRAVGPRVAARFGRSILELGGNNAAIVGPTADLDLTLRGVAFSAMGTAGQRCTTLRRLFVHESVYDTLVPRLVKAYGSVTIGNPLEAGNLIGPLIDKGSYERMQHALEAAKANGGKVHGGDRVRSDEAADAFYVRPALVEMPEQCGPVVEETFAPILYVIKYADFDDALALNNDVPQGLSSSIFTNDIREAEAFVSDRGSDCGIANVNIGPSGAEIGGAFGGEKETGGGRESGSDSWKAYMRRQTNTVNYGRTLPLAQGVKFDIE; the protein is encoded by the coding sequence ATGACCCTCGCCACTCTCAATTTTTCTGCCGAAACGGCATCGCTGATGGCAAGCTTCGGCGTCGACGCCAAGGCTCTGACCGGCGGCACGATGTCTGTCCGCTCGCCGATCAACGGCAAAACCATCGCAGCCGTTGCCGAAATCTCTGGCGACGACACCCGCAAGGCCATTGATGCAGCCCACAAGGCCTTCCTCGAATGGCGCCTCGTGCCGGCACCTCAGCGTGGTGAGCTGATCCGTCTGCTCGGCGAGGAACTGCGCGCCGCCAAGACCGAACTCGGTCGCCTCGTTTCCATCGAAGTCGGCAAGATCACCTCCGAAGGCCTCGGCGAAGTCCAGGAAATGATCGACATCTGCGATTTCGCCGTCGGCCTGTCGCGCCAGCTCTACGGTCTCACCATCGCGACCGAGCGCGCCGAACACCGCATGATGGAAACCTGGCACCCGCTCGGCGTCACCGGCATCATCTCGGCCTTCAACTTCCCTGTGGCCGTCTGGTCCTGGAATGCGGCACTCGCCCTCGTCTGCGGCAACTCGACGATCTGGAAGCCGTCGGAAAAGACCCCGCTCACTGCCATCGCCACCCAGGCGATCTTCGAAAAGGCCGTGAAGCGTTACAACGCACAGGGCGGCAAGGCGCCGGCCAATCTGTCGACGCTCCTCATTGGCGGTCGTGACATCGGCGAAATCCTCGTCGACAACCCCAAGGTCCCGCTGATCTCGGCGACCGGCTCCACCGCCATGGGCCGCGCCGTCGGCCCGCGTGTCGCCGCCCGCTTCGGCCGCTCGATCCTCGAACTCGGCGGCAACAATGCCGCCATCGTCGGCCCGACCGCCGATCTCGACCTGACGCTGCGCGGTGTTGCCTTCTCCGCCATGGGTACCGCCGGCCAGCGCTGCACCACACTGCGTCGCCTCTTCGTCCACGAGAGCGTTTACGACACGCTCGTGCCGCGCCTCGTCAAGGCCTATGGCTCCGTCACCATCGGCAACCCGCTGGAAGCCGGCAATCTGATCGGACCGCTGATCGACAAGGGCTCCTACGAGCGCATGCAGCACGCCCTAGAAGCTGCCAAGGCCAATGGCGGCAAGGTGCATGGCGGTGACCGCGTTCGCTCTGACGAAGCAGCTGACGCCTTCTACGTTCGCCCGGCCCTCGTTGAAATGCCGGAGCAGTGCGGCCCGGTCGTCGAGGAAACCTTCGCCCCCATCCTCTACGTCATCAAGTATGCCGACTTCGATGACGCCCTCGCCCTCAACAACGACGTACCGCAGGGCCTTTCCTCGTCGATCTTCACCAACGACATCCGCGAAGCCGAAGCCTTCGTCTCCGATCGCGGTTCGGACTGCGGCATCGCAAACGTCAACATCGGCCCCTCGGGCGCCGAAATCGGTGGCGCCTTCGGTGGTGAAAAGGAAACCGGCGGCGGCCGCGAATCCGGCTCGGACAGCTGGAAGGCCTATATGCGTCGCCAGACCAATACGGTGAACTACGGCCGCACTCTGCCACTCGCCCAGGGCGTTAAGTTCGACATCGAGTAA
- a CDS encoding NAD(P)/FAD-dependent oxidoreductase, producing MLNDPRSHGLWEKTAPAAPQTAPLRGAATADVVIVGGGYTGLSAALHLAEAGTSVILLEAKEIGFGGAGRNVGLINAGMWVMPDDLPGELGPVYGERLLDLLGNGPRTVMELIDRHGIECELERSGTLHCAVGSAGQKEIEARAEQWQRRGAPVDLLDKAETESKISTRAYQGSLLDRRAGTLQPLAYVRGLAHAAQKAGAVLHTASTVEAYGKTADRWRVTTAEGTVDAQWIVVATDAYSHGPFAAVREEQVHLPYFNFATAPLSDNLRKSILTERQGCWDTKEVLSSFRMDKAGRMVFGSVGALRGTGLSIHRSWARRALKAIFPQIGDIAFESEWYGQIGMTTNALPRFHKFAPGVIGFSGYNGRGISPGTIFGKTIASHILGQMSEEELPLPLTDPQAPAFRTLKEAWYEAGAQVAHLAGARF from the coding sequence ATGCTGAACGATCCTCGCTCCCACGGACTTTGGGAAAAGACGGCCCCTGCCGCGCCCCAGACCGCGCCCCTGCGCGGCGCCGCGACTGCGGATGTCGTGATCGTCGGCGGCGGTTATACTGGGCTTTCTGCAGCCCTGCACCTCGCTGAAGCAGGCACCAGCGTGATCCTGCTCGAAGCGAAGGAGATCGGCTTCGGCGGCGCGGGCCGCAATGTCGGCCTGATCAATGCCGGCATGTGGGTCATGCCAGACGATCTTCCGGGCGAACTCGGCCCAGTCTATGGCGAGCGGCTGCTGGACCTTCTCGGCAACGGACCGCGCACCGTGATGGAACTGATCGATCGCCACGGCATCGAATGCGAACTCGAGCGCTCTGGCACGCTACACTGCGCAGTCGGCAGCGCCGGCCAGAAGGAAATCGAGGCGCGCGCCGAGCAATGGCAGCGCCGGGGCGCCCCCGTGGACCTGCTGGACAAGGCAGAAACGGAATCCAAGATCAGCACCCGCGCCTACCAGGGCTCCCTGCTCGATCGCCGGGCTGGCACGCTGCAGCCACTCGCCTATGTCCGCGGTCTCGCTCATGCTGCACAAAAGGCCGGAGCGGTTCTGCATACGGCAAGCACGGTTGAAGCCTATGGCAAGACAGCCGATCGCTGGAGGGTCACCACGGCAGAAGGCACTGTTGATGCCCAATGGATCGTCGTCGCAACCGATGCCTATAGCCACGGCCCCTTTGCCGCCGTCCGCGAAGAACAGGTTCACCTCCCCTACTTTAATTTTGCGACGGCCCCCCTGAGCGACAACCTGCGTAAGTCGATACTGACGGAACGTCAGGGCTGCTGGGATACCAAGGAGGTTCTCTCCTCCTTCCGCATGGACAAGGCCGGCCGCATGGTCTTCGGCAGCGTCGGCGCCCTACGCGGCACCGGGCTCTCGATCCATCGGTCCTGGGCTCGCCGCGCGCTGAAGGCGATCTTCCCGCAGATCGGCGACATTGCCTTCGAAAGCGAATGGTATGGTCAGATCGGTATGACCACGAATGCGCTTCCGCGCTTCCACAAGTTTGCGCCCGGCGTCATCGGCTTCTCCGGCTATAACGGTCGAGGCATCTCGCCGGGCACGATCTTCGGCAAGACCATCGCAAGCCACATTCTCGGCCAGATGTCAGAGGAAGAACTGCCCCTGCCACTCACCGATCCACAAGCACCGGCCTTCCGCACCCTGAAGGAAGCATGGTACGAGGCCGGCGCCCAGGTGGCGCATCTGGCCGGCGCACGATTTTGA
- a CDS encoding LysR family transcriptional regulator, with translation MTMLPARRFLPSLSLLTAFEAAARTGSITAAARELDLTQSAVSRQIKALENQLGVELFLRERQTIRLTVAGDSYAREIREALRRISSASLNLRANPHGGTLNLAILPTFGARWLAPRLGQFLAGNPGITINLVTRLSPFDFRLDSIDAAIHFGDAVWPGAELTLLMREETIPACSPDFKQAHAIDAPSDLLHVPLLHLTTRPDAWERWFTETGVVFENLHGMLFDQFATASQAAIGGLGVALLPTFLIQDELARGELVAAVDRPMQSAQRYYLAFPRERAAYPPLVAFREWIVKELAQR, from the coding sequence ATGACCATGCTGCCTGCCCGCCGCTTCCTTCCATCGCTGTCGCTGCTCACTGCATTCGAGGCCGCAGCCCGGACGGGGAGCATCACGGCGGCGGCACGGGAGCTCGATCTGACGCAGAGTGCGGTCAGCCGACAGATCAAGGCATTGGAGAACCAGCTTGGTGTCGAGCTGTTTTTACGCGAGCGCCAGACGATCCGGCTGACAGTCGCCGGTGACAGCTATGCCCGCGAGATACGGGAAGCGCTTCGCCGCATCTCCAGCGCGTCCCTGAACCTGCGTGCCAATCCGCATGGCGGCACGCTCAATCTTGCAATCCTGCCGACATTCGGTGCCCGTTGGCTCGCCCCGCGGCTGGGGCAATTTCTCGCCGGCAATCCCGGGATCACGATCAATCTGGTGACGCGACTGTCGCCATTCGACTTCCGACTGGATTCGATCGATGCGGCGATCCATTTCGGCGATGCCGTCTGGCCGGGCGCGGAACTGACGCTCTTGATGCGGGAGGAGACGATCCCCGCATGCAGCCCGGACTTCAAACAGGCGCATGCGATCGATGCGCCATCCGATCTTCTGCACGTGCCTTTGCTGCATCTCACGACCCGGCCGGATGCATGGGAACGTTGGTTCACGGAAACCGGTGTCGTGTTCGAGAACCTGCATGGAATGCTCTTCGACCAGTTCGCCACTGCATCGCAGGCGGCGATCGGCGGTCTCGGCGTGGCGCTGCTTCCGACCTTCCTCATCCAGGACGAGCTCGCACGGGGCGAGTTGGTGGCCGCAGTCGATCGCCCGATGCAGAGCGCGCAACGATATTATCTCGCCTTTCCGCGGGAGCGGGCGGCCTATCCGCCGCTCGTCGCTTTCCGGGAGTGGATCGTCAAGGAACTTGCGCAGCGCTAG
- a CDS encoding DUF3307 domain-containing protein — protein MPTIPEQIASDLLIWAVALFVIKHLLADFLLQTGWMATGKERLKGWIAPLFAHVAVHALGTLLICLTMAPQLAWLAVVDLVVHALIDRSKALVQQRYHFKVDQAAYWWLFGTDQTLHHLTHLAFAVWIAAAAS, from the coding sequence ATGCCCACCATCCCGGAGCAAATCGCCAGTGATCTTTTGATCTGGGCCGTCGCTCTGTTCGTCATCAAGCATCTCTTGGCCGATTTTCTGCTTCAGACCGGTTGGATGGCAACAGGCAAGGAGCGGCTTAAAGGGTGGATAGCTCCCTTGTTCGCGCATGTTGCCGTCCATGCCTTGGGAACGCTGTTGATCTGCCTCACGATGGCACCGCAACTCGCCTGGCTTGCGGTTGTCGATCTTGTCGTTCACGCACTGATCGATAGAAGCAAGGCGCTGGTCCAGCAGCGTTACCACTTCAAGGTGGACCAGGCGGCCTATTGGTGGCTTTTCGGCACCGATCAGACCCTGCACCATCTCACCCATCTCGCCTTCGCCGTCTGGATTGCGGCTGCGGCGAGTTGA
- a CDS encoding aminotransferase translates to MADSALLQRTELPRPNVTLADARVIFNEFYGFSGTIRELGSQQDRNFLIDTGEERLVLKVTRAEYPQPELDAQNRAMEHLRNLDLGLRIPEPIPALTGEYIPQIEVGGHYYWVRLLSYLDGEPLTRQKYLAPEVVASFGDVVARIAGGLKDFRHSGLERELQWDLRRAGPVALHLLKSVADQKQRDRIAKAMIMAVKRLQPLASELRIQCIHHDITDDNVVATPNATGRLMPDGVIDFGDVLYGWLVADLAVTCAALLHHADGDPCFILPAVKAFHARYPLNEAELKALWPLIVARAGVLVASSEQQLSIDPDNDYVLGNIEHERTIFEVATSVPYPLMEAAILDAAGMLPDEPELTKSHPLLPSLAPADFRLTDLSVTSQDLPRDTWSDQEIDWKLLARAAMETGVASTRYGEFRLSYTKPLSQTPPATFALHIDVCLPGATEAFAPFDGTIILDGHHLILSSPELSLHLDGIDCSLEEGTTVKAGDAIGAVAGAAGGVGGLRIQLCRDPDLVPPLFAKPQQSAVWRRICPSPSTLLGVGVDAPAPESHALLERRKNSFAKPQKNYYADPPQIERGWREHLFDVNGRAYLDMVNNVTILGHGNTRLAEAVGRQWAMLNTNSRFHYAAVAEFSDRLASLAPEGLDTVFLVNSGSEAVDLALRLAWAHSGHRHILSLLEAYHGWTVASDAVSTSLADNPRALETRPDWVHPVLSPNTYRGKYRGDGSTDGYVQAVIEKIAEIENAGGQLGGFIAESVYGNAGGIPLPPGYLRDVYALVRERGGLCIADEVQVGYGRLGHHFWGFEQQGVVPDIITVAKGMGNGQPLGAVITRREIADSLEKEGYFFSSSGGSPVSCVVGMTVLDIMRDEKLQQNARDTGDHLKARLEALGQRFPIVGAVHGMGLYLGLEFVRDRETLEPATEETAAICDRLLELGVIMQPTGDHLNVLKIKPPLCLGKESADFFADMLEKVLSDGW, encoded by the coding sequence ATGGCCGACTCGGCTCTGCTCCAGCGCACCGAACTGCCGCGCCCGAACGTCACGTTGGCAGATGCCAGGGTCATTTTTAACGAATTCTACGGCTTCAGCGGGACGATCCGGGAACTCGGCAGCCAGCAGGACCGCAATTTCCTGATAGACACCGGCGAAGAGCGGCTCGTTCTCAAGGTCACACGGGCGGAATATCCCCAGCCGGAACTGGATGCCCAGAACAGGGCCATGGAGCACCTGCGCAATCTTGATCTCGGTCTGCGCATACCCGAACCGATCCCGGCCCTGACAGGGGAATACATCCCCCAGATCGAAGTTGGCGGGCACTACTACTGGGTCAGGCTCCTGTCCTATCTGGATGGCGAGCCCCTGACGCGCCAGAAATATCTTGCTCCCGAGGTTGTCGCCTCGTTCGGTGACGTGGTCGCCAGGATTGCAGGCGGGCTCAAGGACTTCCGTCACAGCGGGCTGGAACGGGAACTGCAGTGGGATCTCCGCCGCGCAGGCCCGGTTGCCTTGCATCTCCTGAAATCAGTCGCGGACCAGAAACAGCGGGACCGGATTGCCAAGGCGATGATCATGGCGGTGAAGCGCCTGCAGCCACTGGCTTCAGAACTGCGCATTCAATGCATTCATCACGACATCACCGACGACAACGTGGTGGCCACACCGAACGCAACCGGCCGTCTGATGCCCGATGGCGTCATCGACTTCGGTGATGTTCTCTATGGATGGCTGGTGGCCGACCTCGCGGTGACCTGCGCCGCACTCCTGCACCACGCCGATGGAGACCCTTGCTTCATCCTGCCGGCCGTCAAGGCCTTCCACGCACGCTATCCACTCAACGAGGCGGAGTTGAAGGCGCTCTGGCCGCTGATCGTCGCCCGCGCCGGGGTGCTGGTCGCCAGCAGCGAGCAGCAGCTGTCGATCGACCCTGACAACGACTATGTGCTTGGCAATATCGAGCACGAGCGGACCATTTTCGAGGTGGCGACCTCGGTGCCCTACCCGCTGATGGAAGCGGCCATCCTGGACGCCGCCGGCATGCTTCCGGACGAACCGGAGCTGACGAAGTCGCATCCACTTCTTCCCTCGCTCGCACCCGCAGACTTCCGCCTGACAGACCTGTCGGTGACGAGCCAGGACCTGCCGCGCGACACCTGGAGCGACCAGGAGATCGACTGGAAGCTTCTGGCCCGAGCGGCCATGGAGACAGGCGTTGCCTCGACCCGCTATGGCGAATTCCGCCTGTCCTACACCAAGCCTCTGTCCCAGACGCCGCCGGCAACCTTCGCACTGCATATCGATGTCTGCCTGCCAGGAGCGACCGAAGCCTTCGCTCCCTTCGACGGAACCATTATACTCGACGGCCACCACCTGATCCTTTCATCGCCTGAGCTGTCGCTTCATCTGGATGGCATCGACTGCAGCCTCGAAGAGGGCACGACCGTAAAGGCGGGTGACGCAATCGGTGCGGTGGCCGGCGCAGCCGGTGGCGTCGGCGGCTTGCGCATCCAGCTTTGCCGCGATCCGGATCTCGTCCCGCCACTCTTTGCCAAGCCGCAGCAAAGCGCAGTCTGGCGCCGCATATGTCCCTCGCCTTCGACGCTGCTCGGCGTCGGCGTTGATGCACCGGCACCGGAGAGCCATGCGCTTCTGGAACGCCGCAAGAACAGCTTCGCCAAGCCGCAGAAGAACTACTATGCCGACCCACCACAGATCGAACGGGGCTGGCGAGAGCATCTCTTCGACGTGAACGGCCGCGCCTATCTCGACATGGTCAACAATGTCACGATCCTCGGCCACGGCAATACACGTTTGGCCGAGGCGGTCGGCAGACAATGGGCCATGCTCAACACGAACTCGCGCTTTCACTACGCCGCCGTCGCCGAATTCTCGGATCGCCTCGCCTCACTCGCGCCAGAGGGGCTAGACACGGTCTTCCTCGTGAATTCGGGCTCCGAAGCCGTGGACCTTGCGCTGCGGCTCGCCTGGGCCCACAGCGGCCACCGTCACATCCTGAGCCTCCTGGAGGCCTATCACGGCTGGACAGTCGCAAGCGACGCGGTCTCGACATCGCTCGCCGACAATCCGCGCGCCCTGGAAACGCGCCCGGACTGGGTGCACCCGGTGCTCTCCCCCAACACCTACCGCGGCAAATACCGCGGTGACGGTTCGACAGATGGCTATGTTCAGGCCGTGATCGAGAAGATCGCCGAGATCGAAAATGCGGGCGGTCAGCTGGGCGGCTTCATCGCAGAGAGCGTGTATGGCAATGCCGGTGGCATTCCGCTTCCGCCGGGTTATCTCCGGGACGTCTATGCACTCGTTCGCGAGCGTGGAGGTCTCTGCATCGCCGATGAAGTGCAGGTCGGATACGGCCGCCTTGGTCATCATTTCTGGGGCTTCGAACAGCAGGGCGTCGTCCCGGACATTATCACTGTCGCCAAGGGCATGGGCAACGGCCAGCCGCTCGGCGCCGTGATCACCAGGCGCGAGATCGCCGACAGCCTCGAAAAAGAGGGCTATTTCTTCTCATCCTCCGGCGGCAGCCCCGTGAGCTGTGTCGTCGGGATGACCGTTCTCGACATCATGCGGGACGAAAAACTGCAGCAAAATGCCCGAGACACCGGTGACCATCTGAAAGCACGGCTTGAAGCTTTGGGTCAGCGTTTCCCGATCGTCGGCGCCGTCCACGGAATGGGCCTCTATCTCGGGCTGGAATTCGTGCGTGATCGCGAGACGCTGGAACCTGCAACGGAAGAGACTGCAGCCATATGCGACCGCCTGCTAGAACTCGGCGTCATCATGCAACCAACGGGCGATCATCTTAACGTTTTGAAAATAAAGCCGCCGCTCTGCCTTGGCAAAGAGAGCGCCGATTTCTTCGCGGACATGCTGGAAAAGGTGCTTTCCGACGGATGGTGA
- the purU gene encoding formyltetrahydrofolate deformylase, which yields MTSYVLTVSCQSTRGIVAAISGYLAEQGCNIVDSSQFDDLHTGQFFMRVSFISEEGANEAKLEKGFLPVAEKFGMNWNLHDAAKRMKVLLMVSRFGHCLNDLLYRWKIGALPIEIVGVVSNHFDYQKVVVNHDIPFHHIKVTKENKPEAEARIMDLVEQTGTELIVLARYMQVLSDDMCKKMSGKIINIHHSFLPSFKGANPYKQAFERGVKLIGATAHYVTADLDEGPIIEQDVARITHAQSADDYVSIGRDVESQVLARAIHAHIHHRTFINGNRTVVFPASPGSYASERMG from the coding sequence ATGACGAGCTATGTATTGACCGTATCCTGCCAGTCGACCCGCGGCATTGTCGCGGCGATTTCGGGCTATCTAGCCGAGCAGGGCTGCAACATCGTCGACAGCTCTCAGTTCGACGACCTCCACACCGGCCAGTTCTTCATGCGCGTCTCCTTCATCTCGGAGGAAGGCGCCAATGAAGCCAAGCTCGAAAAGGGTTTTCTGCCCGTCGCCGAAAAATTCGGCATGAACTGGAACCTGCATGACGCCGCCAAGCGCATGAAGGTCCTCCTGATGGTCTCGCGCTTCGGCCACTGCCTGAACGACCTTCTCTATCGCTGGAAGATCGGCGCGCTGCCGATCGAGATCGTCGGTGTCGTATCCAATCATTTCGACTACCAGAAGGTCGTCGTGAACCATGACATTCCCTTCCACCACATCAAGGTGACCAAGGAAAACAAGCCGGAAGCCGAAGCCCGGATCATGGACCTGGTCGAGCAGACTGGCACCGAACTGATTGTGCTCGCCCGCTACATGCAGGTCCTCTCCGACGACATGTGCAAGAAGATGTCGGGCAAGATCATCAACATCCACCATTCCTTCCTGCCGAGCTTCAAGGGCGCAAACCCCTACAAGCAGGCCTTCGAACGCGGTGTGAAGCTGATCGGTGCCACGGCCCATTACGTCACCGCTGATCTCGACGAAGGTCCGATCATCGAGCAGGACGTCGCCCGCATCACCCATGCCCAGTCGGCAGACGATTACGTCTCGATCGGCCGCGACGTCGAAAGCCAGGTGCTGGCACGCGCCATCCACGCCCATATCCACCACCGCACCTTCATCAACGGCAACCGCACGGTCGTCTTCCCGGCAAGCCCGGGCTCCTATGCCTCCGAGCGCATGGGCTGA
- a CDS encoding glycoside hydrolase family 5 protein — MLSWNKPRGAEFGNLQGVFGEGYIYPSLETITYFAGKGFNTVRLPFLWERLQPKLNSDFDPAELSRLKETVATIGSFNQTVILDPHNYARYFEKLIGTEEVPVSAFVDFWERLAKEFEGDRHVVFGLMNEPFDISSTDWRDVANEAIAGIRDVGADNLILVPGTSWTGAHSWFGDWYGGANAEVLLSIKDPANNYAFEIHQYFDDDFSGTLNNCSRAADAVDAIREVGEWLKETGQRGFLGEFGVPGTPECTAVLTEVVKLLDEDKASWIGWTYWAAGDWWPETEELNIQPTKNGDRPQLRGLAPVLNDFVGAAEGCPGLERP, encoded by the coding sequence TTGCTTTCGTGGAATAAACCTCGCGGGGCGGAATTCGGCAATCTGCAGGGCGTGTTCGGCGAAGGCTACATCTATCCCTCGTTGGAGACGATCACCTACTTCGCGGGCAAGGGTTTCAATACCGTGCGGCTCCCGTTCCTTTGGGAGCGCCTGCAGCCGAAGCTGAACAGCGACTTCGACCCTGCGGAGCTGAGCCGTCTCAAGGAAACCGTCGCGACGATCGGATCCTTCAATCAGACCGTGATCCTAGATCCGCATAACTATGCGCGCTATTTCGAAAAGCTGATCGGAACCGAGGAGGTTCCGGTCTCGGCCTTCGTCGATTTCTGGGAGCGGCTGGCCAAGGAGTTCGAGGGAGACCGACATGTGGTCTTCGGCCTGATGAACGAGCCCTTCGACATCTCGTCGACGGATTGGCGTGATGTTGCCAACGAAGCGATCGCGGGCATTCGCGACGTTGGCGCAGACAATCTCATTCTGGTTCCGGGTACGTCCTGGACGGGTGCGCATAGCTGGTTCGGCGACTGGTATGGCGGGGCGAATGCCGAGGTGCTTTTGAGCATCAAGGACCCGGCGAATAACTATGCCTTCGAGATTCACCAGTATTTCGACGACGACTTTTCAGGCACCTTGAACAATTGCAGCCGTGCCGCTGATGCCGTCGATGCGATCCGCGAGGTCGGCGAATGGCTGAAGGAAACCGGTCAGCGAGGCTTCCTCGGCGAGTTCGGTGTTCCGGGAACGCCGGAATGCACGGCGGTGTTGACGGAGGTGGTGAAGCTGCTCGATGAGGACAAGGCATCGTGGATCGGCTGGACCTATTGGGCGGCTGGTGACTGGTGGCCCGAAACCGAAGAGCTCAACATCCAGCCGACCAAGAACGGCGATCGACCCCAGCTCCGTGGTCTCGCACCCGTGCTCAACGATTTCGTTGGTGCAGCGGAAGGTTGCCCGGGCCTTGAACGTCCCTGA
- a CDS encoding glycosyltransferase family 2 protein, producing the protein MALPDHIELVTQTPDLAHDAVTVVVTVPTFRRPVHLLKTLESLAAQRTNRRYAVVLVDNDSDDREGVVAARPLFETGQINGILIVETLRGNCNAYNAAWLTALQHFPNMSHLLVIDDDEIADPDWIEAMSRTKEMFGADLVGGPQVPVFPTTETGDVPRHPVFTPPYQTTGLVPLLYSSGNLLVSRVLLEANTYPFLDQRFNFTGGGDANFIDQSVRKGFKTAWCHEAPVLETVPANRLQRSWLRARGIRDGVISSLVEKGRRASQPLGSTQVFLKSIALLSLSPLKAIMAARRLGSLRNSLYYVHVGLGRTLAHFGYADEQYRHTDGR; encoded by the coding sequence TTGGCCTTACCGGATCACATCGAGCTGGTCACGCAGACGCCTGATCTGGCGCATGACGCCGTCACGGTTGTCGTGACGGTACCGACCTTTCGTCGACCAGTGCACCTTCTCAAGACGCTTGAAAGTCTGGCGGCCCAAAGGACAAACCGTCGCTATGCCGTCGTGCTGGTCGACAATGACAGTGATGACCGCGAGGGTGTGGTGGCGGCCCGGCCCCTGTTCGAAACGGGGCAGATCAACGGCATCCTGATCGTCGAGACGCTCAGGGGAAATTGTAATGCCTATAATGCCGCCTGGCTGACGGCGCTTCAGCACTTCCCCAACATGAGCCATCTGCTTGTTATCGATGATGACGAGATTGCCGATCCGGACTGGATCGAGGCCATGAGCCGCACCAAGGAAATGTTTGGTGCCGATCTGGTAGGTGGCCCGCAAGTGCCGGTCTTCCCGACGACTGAAACCGGCGATGTGCCCCGGCATCCGGTATTCACGCCGCCTTATCAGACGACCGGGCTTGTCCCGCTCCTCTATTCCTCCGGCAATCTCCTGGTCTCCCGCGTTCTGCTTGAGGCAAATACCTATCCGTTTCTCGACCAGAGGTTCAACTTCACCGGTGGCGGGGATGCGAACTTCATTGATCAGTCTGTGCGCAAAGGTTTCAAAACTGCCTGGTGTCATGAGGCGCCGGTCCTCGAGACCGTGCCTGCAAACCGTCTTCAGCGATCCTGGCTGCGCGCGCGCGGCATTCGCGATGGTGTCATTTCCAGCCTGGTCGAGAAGGGACGGCGCGCCAGCCAGCCATTGGGCTCCACGCAGGTCTTCCTGAAGAGCATCGCCCTGCTGAGCCTCTCGCCGCTGAAGGCGATCATGGCCGCTCGCCGCCTCGGATCGTTGCGGAACAGCCTGTATTACGTCCATGTCGGCCTTGGCCGGACGCTCGCTCATTTCGGATATGCCGATGAACAGTATCGACATACGGACGGGCGCTGA